The Panicum virgatum strain AP13 chromosome 5K, P.virgatum_v5, whole genome shotgun sequence genome has a window encoding:
- the LOC120708020 gene encoding zinc finger CCCH domain-containing protein 19-like produces the protein MTDAEPPPTVEVEEAMPTTPDIALDGDNERYKYVEAAEGEKDGGAPYGEGGGGKVEGAKSGGDYAVADELLVIAEDPNLPDVAKADRSEGDAGAELHANIVAAAVDVHAAAGAAAASSTLVDVPTEVGMQTNEVVAVDDLTEVGAALVSSTSVDDPTKVSTSLVNDDCNIVSTEVVHRSDDQTHKEVGGDSLDAGEAAPLVNDAQDDSTRMDKNVAVSDDIVHTQDYEKLQMDVATDLLNERETEVMKAVDHVAEEGTDIDMLLQTGDDNVAECVGTISDAATYEGKHMDAVTMTRDDSEKHNGAVGVDASDEGIQMDRDGLIGDDNEQEEIATAGEDRVEEEGMRMGAVNITGDMNKEGRVVAENIADEAVDAVAVPEEQSVQMDEDGDDIPEEEAVTADHDGVEENAVLMDAAATTNDDDEDDGIVGEDVAEEAVTNTVGDDTPEEDAAHMDDDDDEPPPLMAKKGGGRRKRGRPSSKAQAVAKLSVKRKDEEEVCFICFDGGDLVICDRRGCPKAYHPSCVNRDDDFFKSKGRWNCGWHICSNCQKPARHMCYTCTYSLCKACMKDAKFSCVRENKGFCETCMNTVMLIENREEATDQMDVDFDDKSSWWYLFKDYWLNLKTNLSLTVEEISAAKSQKSGELPDTNDEEANSESSSGRHLENNTPKKRGRKRSKEAAIEDGSEGKESSGKSTKQGLSGIRDAQTSSGKKVRKLSRRSSKVSESVGTSTSSAEEASWASEELLNFVAHMRNGDKSAISQFDVQPLLLDYIKRNNLRDPRRTSQIICDSLLQSLFGKKRVGHFEMLKLLESHFPMSEVSPSADENHGGVVDPDPSLDADGNSEASVVMSSEKRRKSRKYDQKRQPNLDDYAAIDNHNIGLMYLRRNLMEELIGDVDTFDEKVVGSFVRIRIPGTGQRQDIYRLVQIVGTGRAAEKYKSGKKTTDITLEILNLDKREAVTIDIISNQEFTEEECKRLRQSIKYGFIPRLTVGEVQEKARVLQTLKVNDWIESEKMRLGHLRDRASDMGHRKELRECVEKLKLLSTPEERARRLNEEPEIHADPAMDPEYESPEEQEQETERSSFNKSRGSFLRKDGNLVSPVKGDGRNPLQRDPKTNWESNRNTWAESSPHVESPLSRRSTFSSPGESAGYTSKSESPNIGAQTVKLEGTTRSASQGPSGVSSGILATNIDSGAKTAPQSAVNESEKIWQYMDPSNKIQGPFSIIQLRKWNCNGYFPPSLKIWKASEKQNDSILLTDALAGKFEKDLPPWEPPHVSASQIGKTPLEESTIAGERTPKSVVPKSFSSSDQRQDYSSPNLGATMIHSGTQGYYGMQNSQAAYTNQQSLTGSWNAVSSQFGVANPMTPTQPAMGNFSGQNIVAAGNMGHLTPGMTPATATAELTSDLPSQNQISSALPQMGDRLPDGSDSKLGENASHGRVSSSDEAVGALGAQRGPAQLNTQQLEDTRNQMSTPSAASVQPSVTAIAGSDTQNSGWAVPAQAANTSGQPQVAGNMTWGTAPQGDASMAWGMMGQSNMNMPWVASAQGASGYNMGVTMPSQPNAVPNMGWLPNPGNTSMNMIWAATQGQGTPNAAAMMGGQMQGVAVAQWGGVAAGNVNPYPGWGTQQVGNMNQNVSWSAPVQGNPGQANNNMSWNAPNGNPDWNNQQRDNGGRHSGHRDSGGRPWKPRSSGDGGSRVNKPQGVCWTYLERGQCFKVDCRFVHPTNTDGYSSRNDRHFDRQHSSNDRRYDDHNERNDRQFDRQPSDNERHHDRSDDRHSGRDDDRQADRSQSRDPH, from the exons ATGACCGACGCTGAGCCACCTCCTAcagtggaggtggaggaggccaTGCCGACCACCCCGGATATTGCCCTAGACGGTGACAATGAGCGCTACAAGTATGTTGAGGCTGCTGAGGGTGAGAAGGATGGCGGAGCTCCTTATGGTGAAGGTGGAGGTGGCAAGGTGGAGGGTGCAAAATCCGGTGGTGATTATGCTGTGGCAGATGAACTCTTGGTGATTGCGGAAGACCCGAATCTTCCCGATGTTGCTAAGGCTGACAGGTCAGAGGGGGATGCTGGTGCAGAGCTGCACGCAAatattgttgctgctgctgtggatgttcacgcggcggcgggtgctgcTGCGGCATCCTCAACATTGGTGGATGTTCCCACAGAGGTTGGCATGCAAACCAACGAGGTTGTTGCTGTGGATGATCTCACAGAGGTGGGTGCTGCCCTGGTATCATCTACATCGGTGGATGATCCCACAAAGGTGAGTACTTCTCTGGTCAATGATGACTGCAATATAGTTTCCACTGAAGTTGTGCATAGGTCGGATGACCAGACTCATAAGGAGGTTGGTGGTGACTCCCTTGATGCTGGCGAGGCAGCTCCCTTGGTAAATGATGCACAGGATGACAGTACAAGGATGGATAAAAATGTTGCAGTTAGTGATGATATTGTGCACACTCAAGATTatgagaagctgcagatggATGTGGCAACAGATCTGTTAAATGAGAGGGAAACAGAGGTTATGAAAGCTGTAGACCATGTTGCAGAGGAGGGCACAGATATTGATATGCTGCTCCAAACTGGAGATGACAATGTGGCGGAATGTGTTGGCACTATTTCTGATGCTGCTACATATGAGGGCAAGCATATGGATGCAGTTACCATGACCAGAGATGACAGCGAGAAACATAATGGGGCAGTGGGTGTTGATGCATCTGATGAGGGGATACAGATGGATCGAGATGGACTAATTGGAGATGATAATGAGCAAGAGGAGATTGCAACAGCTGGTGAAGATCGCGTGGAAGAGGAAGGCATGCGGATGGGTGCAGTAAACATTACTGGAGACATGAACAAGGAAGGCAGAGTAGTTGCTGAAAACATTGCAGATGAAGCTGTTGATGCTGTAGCTGTCCCTGAAGAACAGTCCGTGCAGATGGATGAGGATGGTGATGATATTCCTGAAGAAGAGGCTGTGACAGCTGATCATGATGGAGTGGAAGAAAATGCCGTGCTGATGGATGCAGCTGCCACAACtaacgatgatgatgaagacgacGGAATTGTTGGTGAAGATGTTGCAGAAGAAGCTGTCACTAACACAGTTGGTGATGATACCCCTGAAGAAGATGCTGCGCAtatggacgacgacgacgacgagcctcCTCCTTTGATGGCAAAGAAAGGCGGAGGGCGTCGAAAGAGAGGCCGTCCATCTTCCAAGGCCCAGGCTGTGGCGAAGCTATCTGTAAAGAGGAAAGATGAGGAGGAGGTTTGCTTCATTTGCTTTGATGGTGGTGACCTTGTGATTTGTGATCGTAG GGGCTGCCCTAAAGCTTATCATCCTTCTTGTGTTAATCGGGATGATGATTTCTTCAAGTCAAAGGGTCGATGGAATTGTG GGTGGCACATCTGCAGCAACTGTCAGAAACCTGCACGCCATATGTGTTACACATGCACCTATTCATTGTGCAAGGCATGCATGAAAGATGCGAAGTTCAGCTGTGTCAGAGAAAACAAGGGCTTTTGTGAGACATGCATGAACACTGTGATGTTGATAGAAAATAGAGAGGAGGCAACTGATCAAATG GATGTGGATTTTGACGACAAAAGCAGCTGGTGGTATTTGTTCAAGGATTATTGGTTAAATTTGAAGACAAACTTGTCATTGACAGTTGAGGAAATATCAGCAGCCAAATCTCAAAAGAGTGGTGAACTACCTGATACTAATGATGAAGAGGCTAATTCGGAGAGTTCATCGGGGCGACATCTagagaacaatacaccaaaaaaGAGGGGAAGGAAAAGATCAAAAGAAGCTGCCATCGAGGATGGTTCTGAAGGAAAAGAAAGCTCTGGAAAATCTACCAAACAAGGCCTGTCAGGCATCCGTGATGCTCAGACTTCTTCGGGGAAAAAGGTTAGAAAATTATCCAGGcgttcatccaaagtatctgaaAGTGTTGGGACATCTACATCCTCAGCTGAAGAGGCCAGCTGGGCTTCTGAGGAACTCTTGAACTTTGTAGCCCATATGAGAAATGGTGATAAATCTGCGATCAGTCAGTTTGACGTTCAACCCCTTTTACTTGACTATATCAAACGCAATAATCTGCGTGATCCTCGTCGAACAAGCCAGATAATTTGTGATTCTTTGCTCCAAAGTCTCTTTGGCAAAAAACGTGTTGGCCATTTTGAAATGCTTAAACTTCTTGAATCACATTTTCCCATGAGTGAGGTTTCACCATCAGCCGATGAAAATCATGGTGGTGTAGTAGATCCTGATCCTAGTCTGGATGCTGATGGTAACAGTGAAGCTTCAGTTGTTATGAGttcagaaaaaagaagaaaatcacGCAAGTATGACCAGAAACGTCAGCCTAATCTTGATGACTACGCAGCAATAGATAACCATAACATTGGATTGATGTACCTGCGTCGCAACCTAATGGAAGAGTTGATCGGTGATGTTGACACGTTTGATGAGAAAGTTGTTGGATCATTTGTAAGAATAAGAATACCTGGTACAGGGCAAAGGCAAGACATTTATCGACTTGTACAAATTGTTG GGACTGGAAGAGCTGCGGAAAAATATAAATCTGGGAAAAAAACTACTGATATAACGCTAGAGATACTAAACTTAGACAAACGGGAGGCAGTAACTATTGACATAATCTCCAACCAGGAGTTCACTGAG gAGGAATGCAAACGCTTGCGTCAAAGCATAAAGTATGGATTCATTCCAAGGCTGACAGTG GGAGAGGTTCAGGAGAAAGCAAGGGTTCTCCAAACTTTGAAAGTCAATGAT TGGATTGAAAGTGAAAAGATGCGACTTGGGCATCTTCGTGACCGCGCGAGTGATATGGGCCATAGAAAAGA GCTTAGGGAATGTGTGGAGAAACTGAAGCTGCTAAGCACTCCAGAGGAGCGTGCTCGTAGGCTAAATGAAGAACCTGAGATACATGCTGACCCTGCGATGGACCCAGAGTATGAATCTCCGGAGGAACAGGAGCAGGAGACTGAAAGAA GTAGCTTTAATAAGTCGAGAGGTTCTTTCTTGAGGAAAGATGGTAATCTTGTGTCTCCAGTTAAAGGAGATGGTAGAAATCCTTTACAGCGAGATCCAAAAACTAACTGGGAATCTAATCGAAACACATGGGCTGAATCAAGTCCTCATGTGGAGTCACCCCTTTCACGGAGATCCACATTCTCTTCTCCAGGTGAAAGTGCTGGTTATACAAGTAAATCGGAAAGTCCTAACATTGGTGCACAAACAGTGAAATTGGAAGGTACCACACGCAGTGCTTCACAAGGGCCATCTGGTGTCTCATCTGGAATTTTGGCTACTAACATAGATTCAGGGGCAAAAACTGCACCGCAATCAGCTGTTAACGAATCTGAGAAGATCTGGCAGTACATGGATCCTTCTAATAAAATCCAAGGCCCTTTCTCAATCATACAGCTGCGGAAATGGAACTGCAATGGTTACTTCCCTCCCAGTTTGAAAATATGGAAAGCTAGTGAGAAGCAGAATGATTCAATACTATTGACTGATGCTTTGGCGGGGAAGTTTGAGAAAGACCTTCCTCCATGGGAACCACCACATGTTAGTGCATCTCAAATTGGCAAAACCCCACTTGAGGAAAGCACAATAGCTGGTGAGCGAACTCCAAAATCAGTAGTTCCAAAGTCTTTCTCAAGTAGTGATCAAAGGCAGGACTACAGTTCACCGAACCTTGGAGCAACCATGATCCATTCTGGCACACAAGGTTATTATGGAATGCAAAATTCTCAAGCAGCATACACAAACCAACAGTCTCTTACTGGAAGTTGGAATGCTGTCTCTAGCCAGTTTGGAGTTGCAAATCCGATGACACCTACCCAGCCTGCCATGGGAAACTTTTCGGGACAAAATATTGTGGCTGCAGGAAATATGGGTCATTTAACTCCTGGGATGACTCCTGCTACTGCAACTGCAGAATTAACCTCAGATTTACCCTCCCAGAACCAAATATCATCTGCTTTACCACAAATGGGTGACAGATTACCAGATGGAAGTGACTCTAAGTTAGGAGAAAATGCTTCACATGGAAGAGTGAGCTCTTCGGATGAAG CTGTTGGAGCACTGGGTGCTCAGCGTGGACCAGCACAACTGAACACTCAGCAACTTGAAG ACACAAGGAACCAGATGTCAACACCATCTGCTGCATCAGTACAACCTTCGGTGACAGCCATTGCTGGTAGTGATACTCAAAACAGCGGGTGGGCTGTACCTGCACAAGCGGCCAACACATCTGGCCAACCTCAGGTAGCTGGAAATATGACCTGGGGAACCGCACCTCAGGGTGATGCAAGCATGGCCTGGGGAATGATGGGACAGAGCAATATGAATATGCCTTGGGTAGCATCAGCTCAAGGTGCTTCAGGCTACAACATGGGGGTAACTATGCCATCACAGCCAAATGCAGTCCCGAACATGGGTTGGTTACCAAATCCTGGAAACACAAGCATGAACATGATATGGGCGGCAACTCAAGGCCAGGGGACTCCAAATGCAGCGGCCATGATGGGAGGTCAGATGCAAGGAGTTGCAGTGGCTCAATGGGGTGGCGTTGCAGCAGGGAATGTAAACCCTTATCCTGGCTGGGGAACCCAACAAGTTGGAAACAtgaaccaaaatgtcagttggaGTGCTCCTGTGCAGGGAAATCCAGGTCAGGCAAACAATAACATGAGCTGGAATGCACCAAATGGTAACCCTGATTGGAACAATCAGCAGAGAGATAATGGGGGCAGGCACTCTGGACACCGTGACTCAGGTGGAAGGCCATGGAAGCCACGTTCTAGTGGCGATGGAGGGTCAAGGGTAAATAAACCGCAGGGAGTATGCTGGACCTATCTTGAACGGGGGCAGTGCTTTAAAGTTGACTGCAGGTTCGTCCATCCAACAAACACAGATGGATATTCCTCCAGGAATGATCGGCACTTTGATAGGCAGCACTCAAGCAATGATAGGCGATATGACGATCATAATGAAAGAAATGATCGGCAGTTTGATAGGCAGCCTTCAGACAATGAAAGGCACCATGATAGGTCTGATGACAGGCACAGTGGCAGGGATGATGACAGGCAGGCTGATAGGTCTCAGTCAAGAGATCCGCACTAg